In the genome of Flavobacteriales bacterium, one region contains:
- a CDS encoding amino acid adenylation domain-containing protein has protein sequence MTHRKNLLELFDKSVAKEPEVIALIEGNANLSYADLDARSRRFATLLSKAGAGPDKTVAICLDRSIDLVISVLAILRSGAAYVPIDPNYPSDRISLMMEDAAPPVVITDRAHQHLFTGMSVKVVLLDELDLETLTPFKGPSPAKPSNLCYVLFTSGSTGRPKGVSMHHAPLINLIEWQIRTSVLKEGAKTLQFAPISFDVSFQELFTTFAQRGTLVLITDEDRLNSSQLLRKIIAQGINRIIVPFVALQYLAEAVQRTGEIPSSLLEVFTSGEQLKITPAIADLFKQLPGCRFCNQYGPTEGHVVSELELKGDPSFWPDLPNIGKAIDNVKLLILDEKMQPVAKGEEGELYLGGACVAKGYIGRDDLTAERFLNDPFTDGGRLYRTGDRTVELPDGNIDFKGRIDGQVKVRGYRIELGEVEVALEKHSDIEQAVATVREDTPGLKRLVGYFVAKKSISTNDLRKHLGALLPDYMVPSAFVKVLEMPRTPSGKIDRKALPIPDVKRPDLDVAYARPSSQLQEAVAAVWAALLGVDKVGINDNFFDLGGNSLLSIQCVAQLESRGLALPIVKLYQHPTVKACAEYLEGGSSGKSPSEMARARREAYDTDRRSEIAIVGMYGRFPGAPSVEELWKNLLEKKNGITTWSKEELDPSVNDDLRNDPDYVRARGVITDADKFDAGFFGINPRVAALMDPQQRVFMEAAWSALEDAAYDPAQFDGLIGVYAGMGNNTYFTKNVIGHPELIEQVGDFQVMTANEKDYIATRLAFEFDLRGPALSIHTACSTSLVAIAQATHALRNGECDMALAGGVAVTVPINSGVLYNEGGMYSPDGSTRTFDANGKGTSFSDGVGVVVLKRLDDAIRDNDHIYATIKGSALNNDGSDKASFTAPSVRGQAEVIAMAHADANVQPSEITYVETHGTATPLGDPIEVEALTLAFRSAEITPVTGDPHWCAIGSVKSNIGHLTAAAGVAGLMKTALALKNGVIPSNYGFETPNPAIDFGNSPFRVADENIEWPRTSKPRIAGVSAFGVGGTNAHVILGEGPSPKVSSNSRSKEVFQLSAKTKVSLDAMTENLRTWLEKHPEASLADAAYTLKVGRRSFKFRRIIVGGTHQEVIDAIANKDTNAMGTRELYEASPGVVFMFPGQGSQYVNMGRDLYASEPIFAQHFDECINLFNTALDVDLKAIMFPAVGKEEEAAEQLKQTIYTQASLFTMHYSLAKLWMHWGIVPEAMLGHSIGEFAAACLAGVFSLKDAVTLVANRGRMMQALPSGSMLSVRAAEEDIAQRLPADCSIAANNGPQLCVASGPKEAIATLQAELEKEGVNCKLLMTSHAFHSPMMEPMVVPYERIVDDIVLNAPRIPIISTVTAEWLKDEEAMSSEYWSGHLRATVRFAQAVKFGWEQGDRVMLEVGPRTTASTLARQQSTDPKRQVAVSSLGAESGKGAELGLLLKAVGGLWQSGIEIDRSKFYQREVRHRISMPTYAFERVRHWVDPVAMIAAGGHAIASTTIEAPVANAGDANLSPKENLIQQIKTLLEESSGLELAEASPEETFLEMGLDSLFLTQVATSLSRKFGVKISFRQLNEELPNLDKLADHLLPHVGSQSAGSVASGSNSAATPSAGADAVTNAFEDAPELKKVFGAQARIVKEKLDDFSPEQRAWYNEFVERYVAKTAKSKAFTQENRLPMADPRVVTGFKPQTKELVYQVVVDRSEGCHLWDLDGNEYVDILSGFGSSMFGYMPEFIKKECHKQLDAGIEIGPMHPLAADVSKLLCELTGGERAAVCNTGSEAVLGAMRMARTVTGRHLIIAFAGSYHGINDEVIIRGSKSKKSYPGAPGIMPEAVENMLILDYGTPESLEIIKQRCHEAAAVLVEPVQSRRMEFRPVDFLREVRAITKQHETALIFDEVITGFRMHPNGAQALFGIKADIGTYGKVIGGGLPIGAMIGSSKWMDALDGGHWQFGDDSVPPSGVTYFAGTFVRHPLTMAAAKAALVHMKDEGPALQERLNTMTENMVERVNGLFDQYVLPYRWVNFGSAFKTKYDESVNYTELFFLLMRYHGVHVLDFPHFLTTAHTEVDVEFIIATVEKVCVELRASCFMPKRTYPIQVINNSLNGHARKMSERVLEASDAPIAGARLGRTPKGDPAWFLPDPEREGKFIMLELADN, from the coding sequence ATGACCCACCGCAAGAATCTGCTCGAGCTCTTTGACAAAAGTGTTGCCAAAGAGCCCGAAGTCATTGCACTTATTGAAGGAAATGCAAACCTTAGCTATGCTGACCTGGACGCTCGTTCGCGTCGATTTGCGACCCTACTTTCAAAGGCAGGAGCTGGACCTGACAAAACCGTAGCCATTTGCTTGGATCGCTCAATTGACCTTGTTATCAGCGTCTTAGCAATACTCCGCAGTGGAGCTGCATACGTACCGATCGACCCTAACTACCCTTCGGACCGCATTTCCCTGATGATGGAAGATGCGGCTCCACCGGTGGTAATTACGGACCGGGCACACCAGCACCTGTTCACTGGCATGAGCGTAAAGGTCGTTCTGCTGGACGAACTTGACCTTGAGACCCTTACTCCTTTCAAAGGCCCCTCTCCCGCAAAACCCAGCAACCTCTGTTACGTTCTGTTCACGTCCGGCAGTACAGGTAGGCCTAAAGGTGTCTCCATGCACCACGCCCCACTGATCAACTTGATCGAATGGCAAATACGTACTTCTGTTCTGAAGGAAGGTGCGAAAACGTTGCAATTCGCACCGATCAGTTTCGATGTTAGCTTTCAGGAACTATTTACCACGTTCGCGCAACGCGGTACGTTGGTCCTGATCACCGATGAGGACCGACTGAATTCTTCGCAACTCTTGCGCAAGATCATTGCTCAGGGGATCAACCGGATCATTGTTCCTTTTGTTGCCCTTCAATATTTGGCGGAAGCAGTTCAACGCACCGGCGAAATTCCATCTTCATTGCTTGAGGTATTCACCAGTGGGGAACAGTTGAAGATCACTCCAGCAATTGCCGATCTCTTCAAGCAACTACCGGGTTGTCGTTTCTGCAACCAATACGGACCTACTGAAGGGCACGTCGTCAGTGAATTGGAATTGAAAGGGGACCCTTCCTTTTGGCCTGACCTGCCGAACATCGGTAAGGCGATCGACAACGTGAAGTTGCTCATTCTGGATGAAAAGATGCAACCGGTCGCCAAAGGCGAAGAGGGCGAACTTTATCTCGGTGGTGCATGCGTTGCCAAAGGATATATCGGTCGTGATGACCTTACCGCGGAGCGATTCTTGAATGACCCATTCACCGATGGAGGGCGCCTCTATAGAACGGGCGACCGTACGGTTGAGCTACCCGATGGGAACATTGATTTCAAGGGCCGGATCGATGGACAAGTAAAAGTTCGCGGCTATCGCATCGAACTAGGTGAGGTTGAGGTCGCGCTGGAGAAACATAGCGACATCGAACAAGCCGTTGCAACCGTGCGCGAAGACACCCCCGGATTAAAAAGACTGGTAGGCTACTTTGTTGCGAAAAAGTCGATCTCAACGAATGATCTGCGCAAACACCTCGGTGCACTTTTGCCCGACTACATGGTGCCTTCTGCTTTCGTCAAGGTACTTGAAATGCCACGTACGCCTAGTGGCAAGATCGATCGTAAAGCCTTGCCTATTCCGGATGTTAAGCGACCTGACCTCGACGTGGCCTATGCCCGACCTTCTTCCCAATTACAAGAAGCCGTTGCTGCGGTCTGGGCCGCGTTGCTCGGTGTGGACAAAGTCGGCATCAATGATAATTTCTTTGATCTTGGTGGCAACTCATTGTTGAGCATACAGTGCGTTGCCCAACTTGAAAGCCGCGGCTTGGCATTGCCTATCGTTAAGCTTTACCAGCATCCTACAGTAAAAGCATGTGCTGAATATTTGGAAGGCGGCAGCAGTGGTAAATCACCTTCAGAAATGGCCCGGGCACGTCGAGAGGCTTACGACACGGATCGTCGTAGTGAGATCGCCATTGTGGGAATGTATGGTCGTTTCCCTGGAGCTCCAAGCGTTGAGGAATTGTGGAAGAACCTACTGGAAAAAAAGAACGGCATTACGACATGGAGCAAGGAGGAACTGGACCCCAGCGTTAACGATGATCTTCGGAATGACCCGGATTATGTTCGTGCACGTGGTGTGATCACCGATGCGGATAAGTTCGATGCAGGGTTCTTCGGGATCAATCCGCGCGTGGCGGCATTGATGGATCCGCAGCAACGTGTATTCATGGAAGCCGCTTGGTCCGCATTGGAAGATGCAGCTTATGACCCCGCTCAATTCGACGGGTTGATCGGCGTGTATGCGGGCATGGGTAATAATACCTACTTCACGAAAAATGTGATCGGGCACCCCGAGTTGATCGAACAAGTTGGCGATTTCCAGGTGATGACCGCCAATGAGAAGGATTATATCGCAACACGCTTGGCCTTTGAATTCGATCTCCGTGGACCAGCTTTAAGCATCCATACTGCGTGTAGCACATCATTGGTCGCTATCGCGCAAGCGACGCATGCGTTACGCAATGGCGAATGTGACATGGCGCTTGCCGGTGGTGTTGCGGTCACTGTTCCGATCAATAGCGGCGTTCTGTACAACGAAGGTGGTATGTATAGCCCGGATGGCAGCACACGAACATTCGATGCCAACGGTAAAGGAACCAGTTTCAGTGATGGGGTGGGTGTTGTAGTCCTGAAACGGTTGGATGATGCTATTCGCGATAACGATCATATTTACGCGACAATTAAAGGTAGTGCACTGAATAACGACGGCAGCGATAAGGCCAGCTTTACCGCACCTAGTGTTCGCGGCCAGGCTGAAGTGATCGCAATGGCGCATGCGGATGCCAATGTGCAACCGAGCGAGATCACGTATGTGGAAACACACGGTACAGCTACGCCGTTGGGTGACCCAATTGAGGTGGAAGCATTGACACTAGCGTTCCGTTCCGCTGAGATCACCCCAGTTACCGGCGATCCGCATTGGTGTGCGATCGGTTCCGTAAAAAGCAATATCGGACACCTTACCGCGGCAGCAGGGGTCGCGGGATTAATGAAGACCGCTTTGGCGTTGAAGAATGGCGTGATCCCATCGAATTACGGTTTTGAAACACCTAATCCAGCGATAGACTTCGGCAATAGTCCGTTCCGCGTGGCAGATGAGAACATTGAATGGCCGCGTACCTCAAAACCTCGTATTGCAGGAGTTTCAGCATTCGGTGTTGGTGGCACGAATGCCCACGTGATCCTCGGAGAAGGTCCGTCGCCAAAAGTATCGAGCAATTCGCGTAGTAAAGAGGTTTTTCAGCTCAGCGCAAAGACGAAGGTGAGTTTGGATGCCATGACGGAGAACCTCCGCACCTGGTTGGAAAAACATCCTGAAGCCTCTTTGGCGGATGCCGCTTATACCCTGAAGGTCGGTAGAAGATCATTCAAATTCCGGCGCATAATAGTTGGAGGAACTCACCAAGAGGTAATTGATGCCATTGCAAATAAGGATACCAATGCAATGGGTACGCGTGAGCTTTATGAAGCTTCACCTGGCGTAGTGTTCATGTTCCCTGGCCAAGGTTCACAATATGTGAATATGGGCCGCGACCTATATGCGAGCGAACCCATTTTCGCGCAGCATTTCGATGAGTGCATCAACCTGTTCAATACTGCACTCGATGTGGATCTTAAAGCGATCATGTTCCCCGCAGTAGGTAAAGAAGAAGAGGCAGCGGAACAATTAAAGCAGACCATTTACACCCAAGCATCACTCTTTACGATGCACTATAGCTTAGCCAAGCTTTGGATGCATTGGGGGATTGTTCCAGAGGCCATGCTCGGTCATAGTATTGGGGAGTTCGCTGCAGCTTGCTTGGCCGGTGTATTCTCACTGAAGGATGCTGTTACGCTGGTTGCGAACCGTGGGCGTATGATGCAGGCGCTCCCAAGTGGATCCATGCTAAGCGTGCGTGCTGCGGAAGAAGATATTGCACAACGCTTGCCTGCTGATTGCAGCATTGCAGCGAATAATGGCCCTCAATTATGTGTCGCAAGTGGACCAAAAGAAGCCATTGCAACCTTGCAAGCTGAACTCGAAAAAGAAGGCGTCAATTGTAAGTTGCTAATGACCAGCCACGCGTTCCATAGCCCTATGATGGAACCCATGGTCGTGCCTTACGAGCGCATTGTGGACGACATTGTTTTGAATGCACCGCGCATTCCGATCATCAGTACCGTTACTGCGGAATGGTTGAAGGATGAAGAAGCCATGTCCAGCGAATATTGGAGCGGGCATTTGCGCGCTACCGTACGCTTTGCACAAGCCGTGAAGTTCGGTTGGGAACAAGGCGATCGTGTCATGTTGGAAGTTGGTCCGCGCACCACGGCCAGCACGCTCGCACGCCAGCAAAGTACCGATCCTAAACGCCAAGTTGCAGTTTCCTCATTGGGTGCGGAATCGGGCAAAGGTGCCGAACTGGGGTTGTTGCTGAAAGCCGTTGGTGGTCTATGGCAAAGTGGTATCGAGATCGATCGCAGCAAATTCTACCAACGCGAAGTGCGGCATCGCATTTCCATGCCGACCTATGCATTCGAACGCGTTCGCCATTGGGTGGATCCAGTTGCCATGATCGCGGCGGGTGGGCATGCTATTGCTTCCACCACGATTGAAGCGCCTGTTGCGAATGCGGGGGATGCGAACCTGTCACCAAAAGAAAATTTGATCCAGCAGATCAAAACGTTACTGGAGGAAAGTTCCGGTCTTGAGCTGGCAGAAGCAAGCCCTGAAGAGACGTTCCTTGAAATGGGTCTGGATTCTTTATTCCTTACTCAAGTAGCAACGTCCTTGAGCCGCAAATTCGGAGTCAAGATCTCCTTCCGCCAGTTGAATGAAGAACTGCCGAACTTGGACAAACTAGCTGATCATTTGTTGCCGCATGTTGGCAGTCAAAGCGCAGGGTCCGTAGCGAGTGGCAGTAATAGTGCAGCCACACCTTCCGCTGGCGCCGATGCAGTTACGAATGCTTTCGAAGATGCTCCGGAGCTGAAAAAAGTATTCGGTGCACAAGCTCGGATCGTGAAAGAAAAACTGGATGACTTCTCGCCAGAGCAACGGGCCTGGTACAATGAATTCGTAGAACGCTACGTTGCGAAAACAGCAAAGAGCAAAGCATTTACGCAAGAGAACCGTTTGCCAATGGCCGACCCGCGCGTTGTAACGGGCTTCAAACCGCAAACGAAAGAACTGGTCTATCAAGTAGTTGTTGACCGTAGCGAAGGTTGCCACTTGTGGGATCTTGATGGCAACGAATACGTTGATATCCTCAGCGGTTTCGGTTCTTCCATGTTCGGTTACATGCCTGAATTCATCAAGAAGGAATGTCACAAGCAGTTGGATGCTGGCATCGAGATCGGTCCAATGCATCCGCTTGCTGCGGACGTCAGCAAACTTCTATGCGAGCTTACAGGGGGTGAACGCGCCGCAGTTTGCAATACCGGTTCCGAAGCGGTTCTTGGCGCAATGCGGATGGCCCGTACGGTAACTGGACGGCACTTGATCATTGCATTCGCAGGATCCTACCACGGGATCAATGACGAGGTGATCATCCGTGGTAGCAAGAGCAAAAAAAGCTATCCAGGAGCGCCAGGTATCATGCCAGAGGCGGTGGAGAACATGTTGATCCTGGATTACGGCACACCCGAAAGTCTCGAGATCATCAAGCAGCGCTGCCATGAAGCTGCGGCAGTTCTGGTTGAGCCAGTGCAAAGCCGCCGTATGGAGTTCCGTCCGGTGGATTTCCTGCGCGAAGTGCGTGCTATTACAAAGCAACATGAAACGGCTTTGATCTTCGACGAAGTGATAACCGGTTTCCGCATGCACCCGAATGGGGCGCAAGCGCTGTTCGGTATTAAAGCGGATATCGGGACCTACGGCAAAGTGATCGGTGGCGGTCTACCTATTGGAGCAATGATAGGGTCCAGCAAATGGATGGATGCTCTGGATGGTGGCCATTGGCAGTTCGGCGATGACAGCGTTCCGCCTTCAGGCGTTACCTATTTCGCAGGAACATTCGTACGTCACCCTTTGACCATGGCCGCTGCTAAAGCCGCACTTGTGCATATGAAGGATGAGGGTCCCGCGTTGCAGGAACGACTGAACACCATGACCGAGAATATGGTGGAACGTGTGAACGGCCTATTCGATCAATACGTACTACCCTACCGATGGGTTAATTTCGGAAGTGCATTCAAAACGAAGTATGATGAAAGTGTGAACTACACGGAACTCTTCTTCCTGCTAATGCGTTACCACGGAGTGCACGTCCTTGATTTCCCGCATTTCCTGACCACGGCCCATACTGAGGTCGATGTCGAGTTCATTATTGCAACGGTGGAAAAGGTGTGTGTTGAATTGCGTGCTTCGTGCTTTATGCCGAAACGTACGTATCCGATCCAAGTGATCAACAATTCGTTGAATGGTCACGCTCGGAAAATGAGCGAGCGCGTTCTTGAAGCATCCGACGCACCGATCGCTGGCGCACGATTAGGGCGTACTCCTAAAGGCGACCCAGCTTGGTTCTTGCCAGATCCTGAACGTGAAGGGAAATTCATAATGTTAGAATTGGCCGATAATTGA
- a CDS encoding thrombospondin type 3 repeat-containing protein, with amino-acid sequence MVRALKLQIGHSGSYYNLSQGAFGVTNVSGVVTDCLGVVNGPAGPGTPCNDNNGCTINDTFNATCQCVGTPLPCSDGDPCTADGCADGVCVFTPLPDGDGDGTCDLSDGCPTDPNKTSPGNCGCNNPEPGSACDDNNPNTVGDIVQPNCSCLGLMNDCLGVLGGTALPNTHCDDDDALTGNDRWNSSCECVGLLIDCAGIPGGTALPNSPCNDGNLLTANDAWNDECQCIGEPVDCQGQPNGPNLPGTPCDDNDPLTGNDLWTTNCQCAGVLIDCNGIPGGGAVMDMCGVCGGQNDCVDGNICVVLGETGSNPDGEESESGDVYMNAGSLDLIRDGSTGEWRGNQLIGMRFSNIIVPNGAVLIEAHVQFTARGSGDLDQCELFVAAQAADNATVLSSSVSDLSTRERTTQVAWSPPQWIQANEAGPGQRTPDLSLALTEVFGRSGWQPGNSLVILLNGTGRRSAWSYDQDPSKAARLCISYQLPGPLIDCMGVEAGTALPGTPCDDNDPDTGNDSWSSVCTCVGVPLDCMGIPGGTATEGLPCDDGDVTTGNDSWTADCNCAGLPLDCAGIPGGTSVSGTACNDGSILTTNDTYGADCICIGTPVDCNGLENGPAIPGSPCDDGDPDTGNDLWNTSCSCAGVPYDCNGVPGGSAVPGQPCDDGDATTGDDTWASGCNCVGLPLDCVGVPGGTSIPGSLCDDGDPDTGLDRYGDDCTCIGQAYDCAGVPGGAAIEGTSCDDGDATTGADTLDATCNCVGQPLDCEGVPNGNAVSGTSCDDGDATTGNDQWNAQCNCVGLPLDCFNVPGGSAVPGSPCDDGNAATGNDSWTVNCACVGLINDCAGVPGGAALPGSPCNDNDPNTILDMWSFNCLCVGQPLDCAGVANGTAYVDACGICAGGTTGILPDPDSDSDLVVDCIDNCSTSSNALQGDFDQDGVGDVCDNCPWVANADQLDSDNDGVGDVCVGIGVEEMEGIQPLSVYPNPTRGQVRIVGASPEARRIVFYDISGAKVQEQTYAPVVDIENLAVGTYQLWVLNINGMPVGRARIVRM; translated from the coding sequence ATGGTGCGTGCCTTGAAACTGCAGATCGGACACAGCGGGAGTTACTACAACTTGAGCCAAGGGGCATTCGGAGTTACGAATGTGTCAGGAGTCGTCACAGATTGCTTGGGTGTTGTGAATGGACCAGCAGGACCTGGAACTCCTTGCAACGATAACAATGGCTGTACGATCAATGATACATTCAATGCAACATGTCAATGTGTAGGAACACCATTGCCCTGCTCAGATGGCGATCCATGTACTGCGGATGGTTGTGCTGATGGAGTTTGCGTATTCACTCCTTTGCCCGATGGTGATGGTGACGGGACCTGTGATCTATCCGATGGTTGCCCAACGGATCCGAATAAGACGAGCCCAGGGAACTGTGGTTGTAATAATCCTGAACCAGGTAGTGCCTGTGATGATAACAACCCGAATACTGTTGGAGATATCGTACAGCCCAATTGTAGCTGCCTGGGCTTAATGAATGATTGTCTTGGAGTACTTGGTGGAACTGCTTTACCGAATACGCATTGTGATGATGATGATGCACTCACAGGTAATGATCGATGGAATTCTTCTTGTGAATGTGTTGGGCTGTTGATCGATTGCGCCGGGATCCCGGGTGGAACGGCACTGCCGAATAGTCCGTGCAATGATGGGAATCTTCTTACAGCAAATGATGCTTGGAATGATGAATGTCAATGTATTGGAGAGCCAGTTGATTGCCAAGGGCAGCCCAATGGTCCGAACCTACCGGGAACTCCATGCGATGATAATGATCCGCTAACTGGGAATGACCTCTGGACGACCAACTGCCAATGCGCGGGAGTTCTGATCGATTGCAACGGAATTCCAGGCGGTGGTGCGGTGATGGATATGTGCGGTGTCTGTGGCGGACAGAATGATTGTGTGGATGGCAATATTTGTGTGGTTCTTGGCGAAACAGGTTCGAACCCGGATGGAGAAGAATCTGAAAGTGGTGATGTATACATGAACGCAGGTTCGCTGGACCTGATCCGAGATGGGTCGACGGGTGAATGGCGCGGGAATCAATTGATCGGCATGCGATTCAGCAATATCATTGTCCCCAATGGGGCGGTCCTTATAGAAGCACATGTTCAATTCACTGCCCGTGGCTCAGGTGATCTTGATCAATGTGAGCTCTTTGTTGCTGCGCAAGCTGCCGATAACGCTACAGTACTGAGTTCAAGTGTGAGTGATCTGAGTACACGTGAACGTACCACACAGGTTGCATGGTCACCTCCCCAATGGATACAGGCAAATGAAGCTGGTCCGGGGCAACGCACACCAGATCTTAGCCTAGCGTTGACCGAGGTATTTGGCCGGTCTGGATGGCAGCCGGGTAATTCGTTGGTTATACTGTTGAATGGAACCGGCCGTCGATCCGCATGGAGTTATGACCAGGACCCATCGAAGGCCGCACGCCTCTGCATTTCTTACCAATTACCCGGACCATTAATTGATTGTATGGGTGTTGAAGCTGGTACTGCATTGCCAGGGACACCTTGTGATGACAATGACCCGGATACAGGAAACGATAGTTGGTCATCCGTTTGTACTTGTGTAGGGGTGCCGTTGGATTGTATGGGAATTCCGGGCGGCACGGCAACAGAAGGTTTGCCATGTGACGACGGAGATGTAACAACGGGTAACGATAGTTGGACCGCAGATTGCAATTGCGCGGGCTTGCCGTTGGATTGTGCTGGAATACCCGGTGGTACTAGCGTATCGGGAACGGCATGTAATGATGGGTCCATTCTGACCACGAACGACACCTATGGTGCTGACTGTATTTGCATCGGAACCCCAGTAGATTGTAATGGGTTGGAGAATGGTCCTGCAATACCTGGATCACCTTGTGATGATGGCGATCCTGATACAGGAAATGATCTATGGAATACGTCGTGCTCATGTGCGGGTGTTCCGTATGACTGTAATGGTGTCCCTGGTGGTTCAGCAGTTCCAGGTCAACCATGTGATGACGGTGATGCCACTACAGGAGATGATACTTGGGCTTCTGGTTGCAACTGTGTTGGATTACCTCTTGATTGCGTTGGAGTGCCAGGTGGCACAAGTATTCCGGGATCACTCTGTGATGATGGCGACCCGGACACCGGTCTTGATCGATACGGGGATGATTGCACGTGCATTGGCCAAGCTTACGACTGTGCGGGCGTACCCGGAGGTGCCGCAATTGAAGGCACATCTTGTGATGACGGTGATGCAACCACAGGAGCCGATACGTTGGATGCTACATGTAATTGTGTAGGTCAGCCACTGGATTGTGAAGGTGTTCCAAATGGTAATGCAGTATCTGGTACTTCATGTGATGATGGAGATGCAACTACTGGCAATGATCAATGGAATGCTCAGTGCAATTGTGTTGGGCTACCGTTGGATTGTTTCAACGTGCCCGGTGGATCCGCAGTTCCTGGATCACCGTGCGATGATGGAAATGCGGCAACAGGCAATGATTCATGGACGGTTAATTGCGCTTGCGTCGGGTTGATCAATGACTGCGCAGGTGTGCCTGGAGGTGCCGCGTTACCCGGAAGTCCGTGCAACGACAACGATCCGAATACCATCCTGGATATGTGGAGTTTTAATTGTCTATGCGTTGGACAACCCTTGGATTGTGCAGGCGTGGCAAACGGAACGGCATACGTTGATGCTTGTGGAATATGTGCCGGTGGCACGACAGGTATCCTGCCTGATCCCGACAGCGATTCTGATCTGGTTGTGGATTGCATTGATAATTGTTCTACTTCGTCCAATGCCTTACAGGGCGATTTTGATCAGGACGGGGTAGGCGATGTGTGCGATAATTGTCCTTGGGTCGCGAATGCTGATCAACTCGATAGTGATAATGATGGTGTTGGTGATGTTTGTGTTGGGATAGGAGTGGAAGAGATGGAAGGCATACAGCCGTTATCGGTCTATCCGAATCCAACCCGTGGGCAAGTTCGCATTGTAGGCGCTTCACCTGAAGCACGTCGGATCGTATTCTATGATATTTCCGGGGCCAAGGTCCAGGAACAGACTTATGCTCCTGTTGTAGATATCGAGAACCTTGCGGTTGGTACCTATCAGTTGTGGGTCTTGAACATCAACGGAATGCCTGTCGGCCGAGCTAGGATCGTCCGAATGTAA